The Aedes albopictus strain Foshan chromosome 1, AalbF5, whole genome shotgun sequence genomic interval tgtatttgtattgtatttgtattgtatttgtattgtatttgtattgtatttgtattgtatttgtattgtatttgtattgtatttgtattgtatttgtattgtatttgtattgtatttgtattgtatttgtattgtatttgtattgtatttgtattgtatttgtattgtatttgtattgtatttgtattgtatttgtattgtatttgtattgtatttgtattgtatttgtattgtatttgtattgtatttgtattgtatttgtattgtatttgtattgtatttgtattgtatttgtattgtatttgtattgtatttgtattgtatttgtattgtatttgtattgtatttgtattgtatttgtattgtatttgtattgtatttgtattgtatttgtattgtatttgtattgtatttgtattgtatttgtattgtatttgtattgtatttgtattgtatttgtattgtatttgtattgtatttgtattgtatttgtattgtatttgtattgtatttgtattgtatttgtattgtatttgtattgtatttgtattgtatttgtattgtatttgtattgtatttgtattgtatttgtattgtatttgtattgtatttgtattgtatttgtattgtatttgtattgtatttgtattgtatttgtattgtatttgtattgtatttgtattgtatttgtattgtatttgtattgtatttgtattgtatttgtattgtatttgtattgtatttgtattgtatttgtattgtatttgtattgtatttgtattgtatttgtattgtatttgtattgtatttgtattgtatttgtattgtatttgtattgtatttgtattgtatttgtattgtatttgtattgtatttgtattgtatttgtattgtatttgtattgtatttgtattgtatttgtattgtatttgtattgtatttgtattgtatttgtattgtatttgtattgtatttgtattgtatttgtattgtatttgtattgtatttgtattgtatttgtattgtatttgtattgtatttgtattgtatttgtattgtatttgtattgtatttgtattgtatttgtatttgtattgtatttgtattgtatttgtattgcaaACTTTCTATACAAACCAGCACTTTGCGACTTTCTGTATAAACCAACAGAACCAGCACAGAAAATCAGTGGAATCAGTATCGCAATGCAAAAATAGAATATTATTGATCGCTTATACAAACGAATCGTAGAGACTTATCGACCCAAACGTTTCCATCAATACAGAAACAAAGCTGCCATCACTGCCTCCACCATCACACCGGGTTTGAGGTGTTTTAAAATAATTTATCACGTTTTGGCACCCCACATCACATCGCTCTTCTCGCAATGCTATTCAATGCCGCTTATGCTGCTCAATACCCACTTCAGCAGACCACTCACTCTTATTTCGCTGCTGCTTCTCCACCCCACAATCGCTCTGACCGAGAAAAAAAACTCGAACCAGGCAGCAGCATAGCTTCAACGTTGGTTTTTGTTTGTGCTTGTCTGCTGCTGCCAGCTTGCCTCGTCGTCCCTCGCTTGCTTGCTTGACTTGGAAGCTCGGTTGTTGTGTATATAAACACAAAACAAGCAGAGAGTACAGATCGCAAAGCATAAATCATGCTCGTTGTTTGACTGCTCTGCCCTGTCccgtcaccaccaccaccaccgctaaCAGCCCTCTCGACCGACCGCCAGGCCAGCTTCTTGCACTGTTCTCTCTCCTGGTCGAAGCAACCCGCCGGCTACGATTGGCTGCCTCGTCCAATCGGTGCATCGTTCTTTCCTTCGAAGGGGAGTGGCCTACTGCCAGTCGGCGGGCTCCGATTGGTGCACGGCTTGTTTGCGCAAATATTTATATAAATCTTTTACCCCTCGCAGGCCAGGGGGGTTTTCTGACCGTTCGTTGTTTGGCATGTTTACTGCGAGTAGACTGGCTCGCCACTCGGTCTTCTGAAGTCAGTAGCTGTTTGAATTTCTCCCGACCAGAAGTGCGCGCTTGGCCGATGCTCGATCACGCTTCCCCAGTTTTTGTGTGTTGGTTGTTTGCTGCTGAATCTCGAAGAAGCTCTCGGTGTGAAGAAGCCAAAAGAGTTTTTTAATTACTCGACTGTAGAAGCACGCGCGCGTCGGTACTCGCACAAGCCTGCTGTGATCCGCGTTCTCGACTATCAGCGTGACGGTGAAGAATTTGATTTTCATTGAAGATTACCAAAGTAAGCCGTGACAGTGGAGGAAAACAGAAGATTTAGAACGATGCTGAACTGTGCTGATTTAGTGCAATTTGACCAGTACAGCTTACAGCTGTACAACTATGCTATGGTTGAGCGTTTTCGAACAAATCAGTTTTTCAACTATGGGAATATAGTGACAGATCCCAGAACCCTGTCGAGGTTCTTTAAACCTTCAGTGTATGTGAACAATCCGGCTGATGTCGGACCCAGTGCTCTGCTGGCTGATGCCAGCAAACTCTCGTCTGCACCAAAGCCACAATACAGCTACATTGGACTGATCGCGATTGCAATCCTCACTTCACCGGAGAAGAAACTAGTGCTGTCCGACATCTATCAGCACATATTGGACAACTACAGCTATTTCCGAAGCCGTGGCCCAGGATGGCGAAACTCAATCCGTCACAACTTATCGTTAAATGACTGTTTCATCAAGGCGGGACGTTCAGCCCACGGCAAAGGCCACTACTGGGCCGTCCATCCGGCGAACGTGGACGACTTCATGAAGGGTGACTTCCGACGGAGAAAAGCTCAACGGAAGGTCCGTCGCCACATGGGTCTCACATCGGACGACGACATCTTCGACAACAGTTCACCAAGGCAGTTCTTCCCGGCGATCCCAGCCTCACCCATCATGAACCCTGCCGCTTACATGCCAACCGCCACCGAACCCCTAAGCCAAGCTGCTGCAGCGGCGGCGGCAGTTTGCACCTACCCGACCACCATGGAACAACAACATGCAATCATCAAAGGAGccatggagagcttctcccggaagcgacAGTTCGACGTAGAATCCCTGCTGAAACCGGACGACGCGAGCTCCTCATCCAGTCTGCAGGAACCGCCGGAGAAGAAGAGTAGGCATCTGCACACGCCAACTTCGATGCCGGAAGGTCCTGCACTGGTGCTGCCACCGCTCGGTCATCACGCGCACCCGTTGGCCGCATTTGGAAGCCTAGCAGTGGCCGGACTGGGACCGAAAATACTACCGAAGCCGACCTAGACCCAGAGGTGATTCGCGGATCGTTGCAACCGTTTTCTAGTTGTCTAAGTATATAAACGTACACACACTATCGTAGAGCGTAGGTATAAGAATCCTATATTTCGGTCGGTTTTTTTAGTAATAAAACCGAATCAATCGTTGACTGTATTATTCTAATAACTGTGACTCAAATTTTCCAATTGTTTAAACGAGAATGAATAAGAATGTGTGCTTCATGCGCGCAACTAAGTGGAAATGCTCGATGTTGTTTGATTTGAGGAATGATGATCACAGCCGTCAAATTGAACGAATCTTCATGGGAATTATTAacatttcaccagaatttttgaGACTTTGATACACACAGCTAGTCACGGTCtgaaatttttaccgaaatctcaactgctgagcgttcgataatggatttttaccgaaattctgtaaacaaTTACAAAATGTCggtaaaatgttttcgtttatatgtcaaactctaacgaggaTCGGCAGATTGAGCAAGGTTTACTAAATTTTCCCGGTTAACGAAACTtaatggttgagatttcggtaaaatattaccaaagtcgatgattttttcTAAGCCTGCCTGTTATcttctttatgcaattcagtaccgtctacccccgttggtttgaacgacacctcatgtaaaccaacggggttcatttttagtttgaacttctagcaaccctgtgggcgacggaaaaacacactgctggcagccttatttgatgttttgttttgattctgcgttccgtttcaccccgttccattagcagaatgacgtttgaaccatctTTAATTTGAACGCTGTGCAgatagagggggtcaaattaaaaagtgttcagattagatgcggtcaaaccaacgggggtagacggtatcatAATTCCCATTTTATaggactcattttggtatcataatggccaatttttccgaactggttcattatgcaactgaaatgagttgcataatgaaaaatagttgcataatgttcataatgcaactcatttgggttgcattatgaacattatgcaactcaaatgagttgtataataaaaaaatCGTCGcataaaaatttgtatggaactcgttgcaaaactcgattttttttagcactcttcgtacgactcgtgctgaaaaaatcaactttttgcaactcgttacataaataactattattcaaCCGGTCTTGCGAATAATTTACCGATTTCTATCTTCGGGGATAAGCGTATTAAAAGTAACTTATTCACAGAACTGGAAAAGTTTTAGTAGAAAATGATCGTCCATGATTTATAAAAAGTTCAATAAGTTTACAAAATCGTGTTCGTGTTAGAAAAAGTAATTTTTCATCAGTTTTCCATGATAGGAAATGTCTGTTTCTTCGCAATGATATAATGTCTTTAAAAAAAGAcacaacaccgtcttcaaccagtgcacagtgggaaaaaatatgtataaaacgcgaataaattctatatctttgctcggagtggagggattcgaatgaatttttgacacgaactgccaaaatctctacagtttcagataaggagggtgtcattcgccgcacgatgctggaaatcagtgtgtttcgctcgttttaccccactctctctctctcacacacacaccattttgagaaaatcctcatgtTTTCCCGACTGGAGTAAAAAATAAattacttatttaactcgtatttgtgtaaaaactttcaTAGTATAAGCAATTTGACATATGGTTGGTCCTGCTCTTGAGGATTGCGTTCTACTCCGGGCGGAGAtgaatgtgaaatttcaaagaaataggggatatctgggttatttgaagatatttcaatttgtaAGGCCTTGCGGTGAGCTAAATCAGCTCCATCCAATACTGCGgcagtttttacacaaacacgaaataaataaatagattattttgaactccaggatttttcgaaaaaggtGAGAAAGAGagatagtggggtaaaacgggcccgatacaccgatttccagcatcgtgcggtgaatgacacccTGCTTagctgaaactgtagagattttggctgttcgtgtcaaaaattcattcgaattcatccactccgagcagagatatagaatttattcgcgttttatacatattttttcccactgtgcagtggttgcacagactgaacattcactaacataaggggccattcataaaccacgtggtcatggtgggggggggggtgtggtcaaagaccacggtccatacaaattttaaaaattttgtatgaacaaaagaccacgcaggggggggggggttcggaatctcccaaaaaatgaccacgtggtttatggacagcccctaaggcaacggacaacacagaacacccagtggaccagtggaggattttgATTATTCCGGTTATTCAGTAATCAAATTGGAAATCCAATTCATTAAGTAACTTTTTCGGCGTTGTTTCTACAGTTTCTGTAGGAaataactttggaaattctttcaacatGTTTTGGGAGTTCCTTCGGTAAAGCCATTGAGCATGCTCGATGCCATTTATTcgggagttcattcagaaatgtcTATGAGAATTCCTACTTGAAATTGTTAGCGAACTCTTCaggcatttttttaatttgtaaaactACTTCGGAATTTTGCTTTATGTTTAATACTTTTTTCTGCAATATTTTCT includes:
- the LOC134289878 gene encoding protein lin-31-like, whose product is MLNCADLVQFDQYSLQLYNYAMVERFRTNQFFNYGNIVTDPRTLSRFFKPSVYVNNPADVGPSALLADASKLSSAPKPQYSYIGLIAIAILTSPEKKLVLSDIYQHILDNYSYFRSRGPGWRNSIRHNLSLNDCFIKAGRSAHGKGHYWAVHPANVDDFMKGDFRRRKAQRKVRRHMGLTSDDDIFDNSSPRQFFPAIPASPIMNPAAYMPTATEPLSQAAAAAAAVCTYPTTMEQQHAIIKGAMESFSRKRQFDVESLLKPDDASSSSSLQEPPEKKSRHLHTPTSMPEGPALVLPPLGHHAHPLAAFGSLAVAGLGPKILPKPT